Sequence from the Acropora muricata isolate sample 2 chromosome 10, ASM3666990v1, whole genome shotgun sequence genome:
GAAATTTCGCGAAACAAAAAACTCGCTAATGAGGCTATCACGTTATTACTCGTATAGTAGAAGTGATCCTTGAAGTTctgatcttttttctttttcatgtatATAACTGTTTAATATTGACAAAAAAATCGCAGTCAAATTACGTCTTGAGAAGGTACAAATAGCCCCCCCAGAGAGGCGGCGGCAACAAAGAGGCAGGCAACAATTCCAGAGAAAACAGGCCGGACGGTTGACACGAAAGCTGTGCCTTAGTCTCAGCGAATGTTACCATGGTTTAGTAACCAAATATAACGCAATTAAGAATATTTCTGCATTACAAGGGTTGTCAAGTACTATTTATATATTAATTAACCAAAGGGTGTTTTGGAGAGAGTATTGCTGCATCGCGCCCATTGGAGACGTAAATTAAAATCCACTTTATCTCCTTCGACTCAAGATAGCACCGCATTTCCTAGTTCAAGTTCGCGGTTATCGGGCAAGATAGTATCAGATACGCCATATCGGAGAAGTGGTGTCTGCGCATGAACCCGCAAATTGCCACTGGAAAACTTGCGTTTGATAATGGTTTTCACATTGAAAAACCCACACAAAAAACTGCCTCGCTCTTAATCGAAATACAAAGCCGATATGGTGGAGCTGTCAAGTTCAAAACGATTTCACGCTAGTTTAGGTGTAGAAGGGAGCAACCAATACTCAAAACACATCGTATTTCACCAAATTTATTTGTCCAACCTTCGTGTGTGTTATGAACGTGGTTTGTGTGTGTGTATTGATAAAACGCCGTGATTTGTGGCTTTATAAATTAATAGAAAACgtacaaaacaaataaattgttCTCTGGACCGTGCACTCacaaaatatcagtaaaaatATATGATGTTTGATTCCAATATTTGATTGGGACATCCTTTTTTTATGCAAACTGTacattttttattaataataaacaaCTTCTATGGCTACAACGGATTTTTGGGATTTTTGGAGCAGGACTTGAGGGGTCGCTCCTTAAATTAGAACAATATTTAAACTCATCAGTCTCTCAAGGCATGATCCACAATTTTTTAACGCAGTTTCGAATTCTCAGTCAACGCAGCGAGGTTTGTCATCTCACAAATacaaacaaagttaacaacCAAGCCCATGTTGGACAGACTGAACAGTTTCGGTTGCTAGAGTTAGCTCTATGTTTAATTGGGGGGTCGCTTTCTGTTTTATCCTCTCTGGGTTGCGTAGtgttgtaattttgtaaatCCTTCAGCGTACCCATCTCATCGAGAAAGAAGGAGTCGTCAAGCGCATGCCATGCAGCGGCGCTGAAGTTCTTATCCCCTGTAGTTAAGAGGTCGAATAAACACGAGTCCAGATAAAATCCTGTGATTTTAGTCTCCTTACACTTGGAGTAGGCTTCTTTTCGCGACATTTTACTGCGTCGCGGACGCATTCTGGCCAACTGAGTGTCTGATAAAGAGAGGAGTTCCCTATAATTTATCTGCTGTCGGGGAGGGCAGCCATTGACACAAAGTCCAGTTGAGGTAACTCTTTGCAGAAATATCTCTGATATTCTAACGTGAAATGTTAAAAATTCGCCAACCTGGCGGATAATTATCGTGGCTCCAATGTAACATATTTTGATCTCGATATGAGTTCGCGGACCTTTGCGTCGCGAATAAATTGCGGCCGAACAATCCTTTGGTCCTGTTTCTCTCGTACCATCAAGAAACTCAGCAGGGAGCGAACCAGTCTCGGCGCGATATATTTTCGGACGAACACAGCCATTTCCCTTTGGCTTTACAGTTACTGTGATCTGAAACAGAAAATATAAAGGGCAAACGAATGATTAGAAATCGCGATTAGTAAAACCCGATCAATCATATTCGACAGGCACTTGTGTGAGCTGTGATGATGGATTGCTCTATTTCAGAGACAAATTGAATGATGATACGTGATTAGTTTCATTACAGAAGAGCTCGAATGCGAGGGAGTTGAGTCAATGCAAAACTCATTACATCAGTGTACATTTGGACAAGTGGGTGAACGAATAAACAGCGCGGAAGCGGGTGACAGCCACGCACAACTCACACTCTTTATCAAATGCACTCATATCGTGCTTTGGGCGAACTGTTGGGGTCCGCGTTTGAACTGAAATCAAGCCCGGAACTCCAGGACGTGTATGCATAATTCAAAAGGCAAAGTGTTTGCACACGTTCCGTGAAAACATATAAcgaaatttaaaatgaaataatttaaaacttCTTACCATGTTGGTGGCCGTTGCACTCGACCTTCTAACTAATGGTACGTTAGTAACTTGCacggaaaaaaaatcattgtcaaTAAGAGGCCAGGCTCCTTGAACGACGCAGGTTTGCCTCTCGTTGTTAAATGTTTTCAAATGCGGGTCCCCAAATAAAGCGCAAAGACGAAACTTGTGTGAATTTTGCTGATCTTTTCCGTTTATAAGTTTCATTAGCTTGCGTTTGAAATGTACACACGTTGGCTGAACTGGCTGACTTGTCGTCGATAGATCCGGTACGTCTGTCACAGCTGTTTGGTTTATTGGAAGCGTAACATTCCCGCAAATTTTGTCCTTCATGATTCTTTGTATTGAAGTGTAAATAGTATGGAAATATAAGTTAGAGTTACAGCTCGTTAGGCTCTTTCTGACGTCCTCTGCACAACGTTGATATTTAGCCAATGCAGGGCACGCTACTTCATTGGGTATCGGTTCGCGTGTGGAGTCGGTCGTCCTCTGGTAAGGAATCGTACATTTAACGTTCAGAGTTTGCATACAAACGTCTCGTTCCGCTGTGACTACCAGCACTGAGGGCATGAACAAGATAACGAAAGGCGAGAGAATATTAGCATTTAAGGCCATCACAACACCATTGAGATTGTGCTCTTGGCGCTCGAACAAGCGAGCGATTAAGTGTTCTAAAATTTTCTACTTACGTTGCGGAAATAAACAAGTCAATAGCAGCACTAGATAGAATGAATTCAGTCCAGGTTTGATACGGCGAAAACTCATGTCCCCTTTAGATCGTCGTCTGATTTGACGCTCATATTCATTGCATCCAGATCATGGATTGTCGCACTTCAATCCGACAACATTTCGCATGTACTCGCTGGCGATCGACTGTATCTGGCCTACTTGTTTGATGGGAACGACTCAATTCACTTATCAATCAGAAAGTTGACAGCTCTTACACAAAGACACTGATTAAACAAAGCCGCCGGTATTCCTTTACTGCCCTTCGTGACCTCAGAAGCGCCGATCGAGGGCTTTTCTTTTGAGCATCGATATAATAAATGTTCTTGTGAGATCGGCGTCCGAATCACTGTTTTCCTCAAAGACGCGCTGTAATAAAAGGGCTGGGAAAATGACTGAGTTCTTATAGGGGCTTTTCGCTTTCTCCCGTGCCCCCTAGTGAGGTTTCCCGTCACACTACAACCACCGAGGCAGCTGTCATTCTAATTAACTATCTCCTTCTTTCTTTCGTTTCATTGGTTCTCACTGTGTTGCATTATCGCCTGTGGCTATTCCAAGTAGACCTTCTTAATGAGCCAATCAGGCGTGAGTATCCCGCACGGCTCTCGTACATAATTGAGAGCCTTGTCATTCATaattttctcctttgttttttCGCTTGTTGATTGGCGTATGACCGTCAAAACGTACAAAGAAGGTCCAAGTGTTGACATTACCACAGGGAAGCTCCGACTGTTAGTGCTAACCTCAAACAACAAGAGCTCTAGGGCGCTGTTGATTCATTTTGACGGGAAGAACATTTTGGCTAGAAAATCAAGCTGCAACTGTATGGTTGAGACAGCATGGAGCGTGCTATTAGCCGTCTAAATCCTTTCTCTCTACTGGCGAACGCGTTCGCTCGACTGAGCTCTTAATTGTAGGCTTTTGTTGACTTAGCGTAATTATACTTTTGTAGTTCAACACTTTGAAAAATTAGAAATGTCACATTTGGGAGGGCCCGGGTCTGGGAAAACAAAAAGGCTTATCGGAACTTTAAGAACGGATGATATTTTTACAAAGCGGGTTTAAATTTATCTATCTTTTGATAACCCGTCCCGTTTTCGGCATCCGAACGCGCGCGGCGGTTGTTGCTGCAAGCCCGTCTCTGCATTATTTTTGTCACACAGCCAACTGATGAAGAGTGCGAGATACAGTGAACGTGCTGTGAAATACCAAGCTCTTATCCTATTCAATCGACGTACCGCCTACAATTCATCAATATTGCTGTTTTTCATGTTGCGAAGGGACAAAAATCTTTTTCCGGTGGTATCAATTCAAAATTTCGGAGCGCGCACTAAGTATAATTCGCCTGGCAAGAGCACAGCAGGTGAAATTTAATCACAATACCTTGGAATCTCTGAGCACACAGCAAGAACTATCCATCGAGAGAACAATAATTTTTTAGTGCTGTGATGATCAATAGTTTGAGCTGCAAGAATTTCGATCAAAGAAGTTACAATTGAAACTTTGAAGGCAACCATACCACGTCAATTTCAAGTTGAGAAATTCGAATGTTACCAAACATTCGAGGTTTCCAACTGATTTGAGACATATGTCGATTAAATGTTAACAAGTCCCAGCTCATCCAAGCAAAGTTTCCAAAGACTTGTCTTCCACAGAACTACCAAATGCCTGTTTTGGGTGCCATTTTCTCTGTCTACGGCGACGCCCACGCATTTCCGctatttaaagaaaaattaacaaaccaatcaccaatcaaattctttaagTGTGTCGAAAAGTTTCTCTGTTGAGATGATCCTAGTCAACTTGAAGTTTTCTAAGAAGTCTTAATACATCGTTCTGTGAATACTTCAAGCATGCTTTAGTCCCTCAATTGAAGCTCGTTCCCCGCTGTTGAGACAGAAAGGAATTATGCGAGGCAATTTAAGCCCTGTTGTGGGACCAAGTTTGTAATAACATATGCCAAGCACCGCTGTTTGTTTGGAATTCAAGATAGAAAATTAAAATCTGTGGGAGACGCAAGTTTATGTAGATAAGATGGCACTCTCTCGGTGGGTCATTTTTGTCCCGAAAAATGAACACATTTTTAAATCTCCAACTGCGTTTGAGCTGATTACAGACAAATTAGTTTTCAGGAAGGAGAGAGAATTCTCTCGATGAGCATTGATTCTTTacattcgttaaaaaaaaaaaacgactatTAGATTCTTTTTCAAATGACAGATGAAGTCAACTGTTGCCAGCAGAACAACGGATAGTTTCTAGAGGCCACGAAACACTGCTGTGCCGGATAAACATGATCAGAATTCCAAATTAATGTCCTTGTCTGTGTAAACAAGGGAAAGTATTTGAGCGGACTGCACTTTCAATTGTGAACACCTCACGTGTCGATACTTTGGCAACAAGAAATTTCGTGCAGTTTATGTGTTGGCCATAACCTAGAAAAACCAAACTATTCCCAAAAAATCATTCCAACAGGAAAAGAAACTGATACAGCCATTTTACTTCAATTTTAAAAAGAGGCGCTTCCGGGCAAACTAGTAGTAACCAAGCAGAATCCGTTCCACCAAGCTATATTCACTTTCGAGCAAAATTCCTCGGATCTTTGTGTATTTTTGGCGCGAGATCGTTCTATCCCTTCTTTTAACTCTAACAATCTCCCTGGTTTTCTATGTATTGTTTAAAATTAGTTAAATTACCCTCTTGAAGGCCACAGGGGTTCTTGCTACACAACCAATAATTAGTTCGTCGAATCGTCAGCACAACGTATGCCTCGCTTGACATTCACTCGTATCAACTGAGGCGTGGACTAAATATGGCccgagtgaaaaaaaatatgttgtTGTTTCTTCAGCCCCAGTTATCTTGGTAAAAACATATCAATTTAGATAAATATAGAGCAATTGTAGGGATTGGTTTCTCATAGTATAACGAACTAAGAAAAAACGTATTAAATAATATATAAAGCGCAAAATGTCCAGTGCTATATCACTCTACGGTTAGCGAACGCAAGCGAATTCGATCGGCGATGGTCAATACACAGTTTTTTGTAGTCCAGTCTTCAATTAGAAAGTATTTTAGGgccatttgtttttttgaaaataaattcagATTTCGCACAGTTTGCCTTTCGTCGGCGAGTCATTCCAACTTCGAAATGTTCATCTTGAAGACATTTTCTGAAAGAGAAGCATAAATTTTTCTAACGTCAAGTAAACCCCGGAACAGCTGTCGGAAGCTACAACACTAATTCTTAAAAAGCGCACGAACTATAACGCCTGAAATGTCTTCTTGTTAGGCAAGAAAtgcttttttgttattttcaaaccTCGGTCACGCTACTTACACAGTTAAAAACGCCAATTGTTAACTGAAGTATTTGCCCTCTTTCTTAAAGATCCTTGTTGTCTTGGTACCCAGAGGAGCAACTGTAAACTTGACGCACAAAAGCCATTTGCCGCGAgcgttttaaaattttcaacacCGAAACTAATTAAAATATCGATAAATATTGAAAATCCATGTCCTTTTGGATTGGCTTCAAGAGGTTAAATAGTACGTGAAACAAACCACGTTAGTATTTTTGCTGAAAAAGCAGatgttaaaaaatatttttatagttTTGTTAACTTGTTCAAGTTGGCTGTTTGCGTGCCATTCAAAAATCTAGACTTAACGGTGAAGTTGAAGTAAAATGTACATTTCGTGAATATTTATTTCACACTGAAATTGTATAAGCTGGCGTCCTTGAAGTTTGAGTAGAAAAGGAAGTTGGGTCATAGTTTAAGAGTCTCTAAAAATCTTAAGATTAGAGATCGTTTTAAGGACGTGGTCTTGAGAGCAAAAATAGATATGACTTGTTAAAGCAATATTAGGTCTCGAGAGCCCTTAAATCACGCAATTGGTGACGATTTTCGCAATTTTTCGGATCATCGGCTGTACCTCGCACGTgatcaacaaaaacaataacgcCTTAATCCAAAATAAATCCTTTTTCTCGCATTTTCCTTATAAAAACCTGGTAACACTTGTTACGTCAGCTTTACTAATAAAGgatttttaaaaaatctacaaaaacaaaaaaaagcaaaatctacaaaaacaaaatgtttattTATATACAACAAAAACATCCAAATTCGTGCGTCACTTCTTGACGGCACTTTTAGCAAGTAGACTCAGTCTCCAATTGGTTGCCCTTGCTAAAATGCCTTTTCGGAATTTTTCTGATACAGGGCCAGAAATGTTTTGCATCTGCGACAATCAATATTAGCATGGAATTAGATAGCGATTGTGTTTTTACCTgcgtaaaacaaaaaaaatgcacGTTTACTTATTTGGAATTATTGAGAGGTGTCTCTAGTTACTGTACATTGTCATGTTGGAAAGAGTAATAGAACAAATGGGGCGAGCAGATAATAACATGCAAACAGATAAACAAAACGGCCGTACAAGGACAAACCATTTTCCAGTATACCGCCCGTCAGTTTCTCGTTATCAGCTCTTAATATTGCTATTTCTGCTTGTGCCGtcacacttttttttaaattggtccCTTTAAGTTCGCCGGCATTAGCTCACAGAGATATGCAAACAGGTGGCATTACGGCGCCTTCTATCGATCAAGGAGTTCGGTTTTGATCGAAAGAAGCTTACTAGACTTTGTAACTTAAAGATTCTTTTTACAGCTTCTGTGAGAACTCGACGCTTAAATATTCGGTCGAATCTAGAAGGTTACTCTTCGTCGCTTTTAAAGCGCTAAGTTTGAACAACTGccaaaaataagcaaaatatTGTAGCTTGCGGAAGAGAAAAATTGATATCGAAATCTTTTAAGTATGCTTCTTCTATGTTATATATGCAAGATTGTGAAACTAATCATCAGATGTGAAGAGAACTAtggaataaataaaaatattgcaGCTTGAGGAAACGAAAATGATATCGACTAATCACATAAAACAGACACGACATTTATTTGGGAAGGATCAGAAAGCGCACCAGAAAAAACATGACCTAAGGTGGAGAAGAATGCACttattttcaagtcttttctAGGAAGTCTAGATTTTTCGCTTCTCTCTTACGAATTATGAGAAAACAGCAACTTTCAACGAGAGCGTCTTTGCCCTGATTTCAGAGTGATTGTATTAAAATGGCGAAAGAATGGGTTCGGTAACTTTTAATTTGCGGgctttttaactttccaactTCCATATGGTTTAATATCTAGGTGAAGTGGTGCGAGCGTTGcttgacgaccctaataacggctatAAAGGAGACCGTGACGGTTCTTTCTAAAGTAAACAACGCTTTTATTGTAATCAGACACCAAGACCAAAATATAAGCAAACTGAGAAATGACGTGTAACTTTTTCCAAGGCAAACAGACAAAGAAGTTGCACTCGATCAAaagttgtttcttttcttcttgtttgtttgttattttcccTCACCGACTAAAGTACAATTTAATGCCAAAAGATAACAGCCAATCGAAACTCCTTATCTCTTCTCAAAACAATACTTCTTCATAAGAAGAGAACAGGTCTATTTTTGGATTGGTTCACGAGGATTTCTCATGTTGAATTTATAAGTTGGAAATTTTCATCAGAATCGAAGTCCATCCAAGTTTTTAGAGCGACGGATGAAACACGAGGAATTGTGGCGTCGAAAAAAAGAAGGAATGGAGAAGAGCTTTAGAAAAACATTGAACAACTTCCTTTGAAAAGAGACCAATTTTTTTTAGGATATATATCAATATTTATTTCACACGGATTTTGAATATTATTCAACCCAGAACATTTTTAATAATCAGTTTTCATAAAAAGATCTCTAGTTGTTTAAatcgtttttcattttataataATTGGTTTCAAAACTTTGCTTTCGTGTTTCTCGTGTTATTCTCATGGCCCAGCTCGCGTGCCAATCACATTAATGACAAATTTGCAAGTGTGAAATTAATTTCTAAATAAGCTTATCTTCTGACTTGAATAAATATCTAAAACCTTCCCCAGAGCGTAATCTACTTGACGTTTTATCTACATGACGAAAGCCGTGAtgttaacgattttttttttatcccccGAGGCAAGCAATTTTACAGGCATATCGTTGAAAAGATAAACTCCAGCAGGTGGTTTTGCAGAGCTGGTCTCGCTACAACCAcgaacgaaacaaaaacagaagaaaatagcaataaaaacCATTTTGATTCTTCTACAGCCGTGTTTTCTTTTACTAGAGAACACAATAACTGAAGTTGAATTTAAAAGAAGTCTTCCTGAAATGAACAACTTTCGCTTTAAAAGAGTTTGAAACCAGCTTGATTCTAATTGTTTTCCTCTTAATGGATCTCTTAACATTGTTTCATTTACGCAAAGTGTTTTCGCTTTTAAACAGCTGCCTGGTAAAATACGTTTCTTTTAGTGTGTCCTCTCCGCGTGAAGCCGAGGAAAATAGTAGCTTGCAAAAAACATTCGATGACTGCTAATTGTAGCCACGGGGTCGTCTTTCTATGTCTTTAAATAGACCATCACGGATGGCACACAGAACACGCAAAATTTGAAGGTAAAAAGGCAGACTTGCAAAATGAAATTACATTAaagatcaaaatcaaaatgcaaTGAAAAGGGAGGCCAGGAAGGTTGGACGAAAAGACAATGAGTACCCGACGTTTGAAACTCAGATGAATCTCTTGAAACGTGAAACACAATTAATGCTGTGTTAAATTAGTTAATGAGAGGGGAATATATTATAATCACGCAACTCAAAAGTCCTAAAAATAATCGGCGAAGAAGTCTGTACGCAATAAAATGAACGAAGAAGTTTACCAGCTTTGGTTACCAAAATAATATACGGTTCAAATAAATTCACCTACATCAAAGCAATTTTTCAAGGTTTATTTCACGAtatttatttgctatttttaatgTGACACTCAGCAACGAAATGAAGAATATAAATCCCGTCTCAGTTTAGAAGCTTTCAGAAGCAACGGTAAATATTACAGATATTTACCTCCGGCAGGGTCGGCACTCCAAAAAGTGCAAATTTTACGGCTACTGGTAAATATATCTCTCCGTGGTAAATCAATGCCGGGAAGTACCATGGCTTTATAACTTACTTTTCAAGATGTATTCGTTAATCGCTGCCATGTTGAAATCCGAATATGACCAGAAACACAGTACAGAGTTTGCTATGCTTGACAAATAGCCGTGATAACGATGCAAGCAACACGACAAAAACGCGCAAAAAACTCAAGACACTCACGTATAGATAATATTGTTTCAGTTTGATAGATAAAATAAGACTACGACGTATTCACTGTACAATAAATAGCTTCGAGGGGTGAAATCGCCATGATTACTCTTCTAGTCATGGTTAGCCTTAAGTACTGGTGTACTTTAATTTGACCGCCATAATATTTTCAACATTAGGAAGAGATGAGTCTTGAAGACAACAAAGCGTCTCTGTACAATGAAACACGCTTGCATAATAGTGGGAGAACGCattgatagagcagttttcaaatgattgtcgaaagtaatttggtgattgcgattgctacgcttagtgattggcttaaaagagtagcgccagtttttcaaccaatgagaagcaaaacaaaaaccaatcgcaccatgtacgcgtgatttttcccgcgcttcgagcgagttacaggtcactgctaggaattgtgattggttcatcgcgctgtttgcccctgtcgtgattggtcggagtaattactgtggttttggtttttcgacagtcatttgaaa
This genomic interval carries:
- the LOC136888508 gene encoding repulsive guidance molecule A-like, yielding MSFRRIKPGLNSFYLVLLLTCLFPQLLVVTAERDVCMQTLNVKCTIPYQRTTDSTREPIPNEVACPALAKYQRCAEDVRKSLTSCNSNLYFHTIYTSIQRIMKDKICGNVTLPINQTAVTDVPDLSTTSQPVQPTCVHFKRKLMKLINGKDQQNSHKFRLCALFGDPHLKTFNNERQTCVVQGAWPLIDNDFFSVQVTNVPLVRRSSATATNMITVTVKPKGNGCVRPKIYRAETGSLPAEFLDGTRETGPKDCSAAIYSRRKGPRTHIEIKICYIGATIIIRQVGEFLTFHVRISEIFLQRVTSTGLCVNGCPPRQQINYRELLSLSDTQLARMRPRRSKMSRKEAYSKCKETKITGFYLDSCLFDLLTTGDKNFSAAAWHALDDSFFLDEMGTLKDLQNYNTTQPREDKTESDPPIKHRANSSNRNCSVCPTWAWLLTLFVFVR